A stretch of the Camarhynchus parvulus chromosome 4, STF_HiC, whole genome shotgun sequence genome encodes the following:
- the CLOCK gene encoding circadian locomoter output cycles protein kaput isoform X2, which produces MFFTISTHKMSSIADRNDGSIFDGLVEEDDKDKAKRVSRNKSEKKRRDQFNVLIKELGSMLPGNARKMDKSTVLQKSIDFLRKHKEITAQSDASEIRQDWKPTFLSNEEFTQLMLEALDGFFLAIMTDGNIIYVSESITPLLEHLPSDLVDQSVFNFIPEGEHSEIYKILSSHLLESDSLTPEYLKSKNQLEFCCHMLRGTIDPKEQPTYEYVKFIGNFKCLNHVPNSAHNGFEGTIQRSHRPSYEEKVCFVATVRLATPQFIKEMCTVEEPNEEFTSRHSLEWKFLFLDHRAPPIIGYLPFEVLGTSGYDYYHVDDLDNLAKCHEHLMQYGKGKSCYYRFLTKGQQWIWLQTHYYITYHQWNSRPEFIVCTHTVVSYAEVRAERRRELGIEESLPEITADKSQDSGSDNHINTVSLKEALERFDTSPTPSASSRSSRKSSHTAVSDHSSTPTKMTVDTSTPPRQGLSGHEKTAQRRSSLSSQSLSSQSLGQPVTQPAISQPATLQLQSGMTQFSAQLGAMQHLKDQLEQRTRMIEANIHRQQEELRKIQEQLQIVHGQGLQMFLQQSASGLNFGSVQLPSGNSSTVQQLTPINMQGQVVQTNQTQSGMNTGHINTPHMIQQQPLQSTATQHNQQNVLSGHNQQSSLASQSQNTVSAPLYNTMVISQPTAGNVVQVPSSLPQNNNQNAAAVTTFTQDRQIRFSQGQQLVTKLVTAPVACGAVMVPSTMFMGQVVTAYPTFAAQQQQTQTLSITQQQQQQQQQSQQDHQQQQLTTVQQPAQSQLTQHPQQFLQTSRLLHGNQSAQLILSAAFPLQQSTFTQSHHQQLQSQQQQQQLSRHRTDKMTDPSKVQPQ; this is translated from the exons AAATTACTGCACAATCAGACGCCAGTGAAATTCGACAGGACTGGAAACCAACATTCCTTAGTAATGAAGAGTTCACACAGTTAATGTTAGAG GCtcttgatggtttttttttagcaattATGACAGATGGAAATATAATATATGTGTCTGAAAGTATAACTCCCTTACTTGAACATTTGCCA tctgaTCTTGTGGATCAGagtgtatttaattttatcccAGAGGGGGAACATTcagaaatttataaaatattgtCTTCTCATCTGCTGGAAAGTGATTCCTTGACACCAGAATACTTAAAAT caaaaAATCAGCTAGAATTCTGTTGCCATATGCTGCGAGGAACAATAGATCCAAAAGAGCAACCTACATATGAATATGTAAAATTTATAGGAAATTTCAAGTGTTTGAATCATG TTCCCAACTCAGCGCACAATGGTTTTGAAGGAACTATTCAGAGATCACACCGGCCTTCATATGAAGAGAAAGTTTGCTTTGTAGCCACAGTTAGATTAGCTACACCTCAATTTATCAAG gaAATGTGCACTGTTGAAGAACCCAACGAAGAGTTCACATCTAGACACAGCTTAGAATGGAAGTTCCTATTCTTGGATCACAG GGCACCTCCAATAATAGGTTATCTTCCATTTGAAGTTTTGGGAACATCAGGCTATGATTATTATCATGTGGATGATCTAGATAATCTGGCAAAATGTCATGAGCATT TAATGCAATATGGGAAAGGGAAGTCGTGTTACTACAGATTCCTGACAAAGGGACAGCAATGGATTTGGCTGCAAACTCACTACTATATCACGTATCACCAGTGGAATTCCAGGCCAGAGTTTATTGTCTGTACGCACACTGTTGTAAG TTATGCAGAAGTTAGAGCAGAAAGACGACGAGAACTTGGTATTGAGGAATCTCTCCCAGAGATAACAGCAGATAAA AGTCAGGACTCTGGGTCTGACAATCACATAAACACAGTGAGTCTCAAAGAAGCATTGGAAAGGTTTGATACCAGCCCCACACCTTCTGCTTCCTCCAGGAGTTCAAGAAAATCTTCACACACTGCAGTATCGGATCATTCAT CAACACCAACTAAAATGACAGTGGACACTAGCACTCCTCCAAGGCAAGGCTTATCTGGTCATGAAAAGACTGCGCAAAGAAGATCATCTCTGAGCAGTCAG TCTTTAAGCTCACAGTCTCTCGGACAACCAGTAACACAGCCAGCAATATCTCAGCCTGCAACTTTACAGCTCCAGTCTGGAATGACTCAG ttttcagcACAATTAGGAGCTATGCAGCATCTAAAGGACCAGCTAGAGCAAAGAACACGCATGATAGAGGCAAATATTCATCGGCAGCAGGAAGAGTTGCGTAAGATCCAGGAGCAACTTCAAATTGTTCATGGTCAAGGACTCCAG ATGTTCTTGCAGCAGTCAGCTTCTGGACTCAACTTTGGTTCTGTGCAGCTTCCTTCTGGAAATTCTTCAACTGTTCAGCAGCTTACACCAATAAACATGCAAGGTCAAGTTGTTCAGACTAATCAGACTCAAAGTGGGATGAACACAGGCCATATAAATACTCCACACATGATACAGCAGCAACCTTTGCAGAGTACTGCAACACAG CATAATCAACAAAATGTACTTAGTGGACACAATCAACAGTCTTCTCTTGCCAGTCAGTCACAGAACACAGTCTCAGCACCTTTGTACAACACTATGGTGATTTCTCAGCCAACAGCAGGAAATGTGGTGCAGGTTCCCTCTAGCTTACCACAGAACAACAACCAGAATGCTGCTGCAGTAACCACTTTTACACAGGACAGACAAATCAG ATTTTCTCAAGGTCAGCAACTTGTAACAAAACTTGTCACGGCCCCAGTAGCCTGTGGAGCAGTAATGGTACCAAGTACTATGTTTATGGGACAGGTGGTGACAGCTTATCCCACTTTTGCTGCCCaacagcagcagacacagaCTTTGTCAATAacacaacaacagcagcagcagcagcagcaaagtcagCAGgaccatcagcagcagcagctcaccaCAGTGCAGCAACCAGCTCAGTCGCAGCTgacccagcacccccagcagtTCCTACAG ACATCCAGGTTACTTCATGGAAATCAGTCAGCTCAGCTtattctctctgctgctttcccactACAACAAAGCACTTTCACTCAgtcccaccaccagcagctgcagtctcagcagcagcagcagcagctgtcacGACACAGAACTGACAAGATGACTGATCCTTCCAAAGTTCAGCCACAGTAG
- the CLOCK gene encoding circadian locomoter output cycles protein kaput isoform X1 produces the protein MFFTISTHKMSSIADRNDGSIFDGLVEEDDKDKAKRVSRNKSEKKRRDQFNVLIKELGSMLPGNARKMDKSTVLQKSIDFLRKHKEITAQSDASEIRQDWKPTFLSNEEFTQLMLEALDGFFLAIMTDGNIIYVSESITPLLEHLPSDLVDQSVFNFIPEGEHSEIYKILSSHLLESDSLTPEYLKSKNQLEFCCHMLRGTIDPKEQPTYEYVKFIGNFKCLNHVPNSAHNGFEGTIQRSHRPSYEEKVCFVATVRLATPQFIKEMCTVEEPNEEFTSRHSLEWKFLFLDHRAPPIIGYLPFEVLGTSGYDYYHVDDLDNLAKCHEHLMQYGKGKSCYYRFLTKGQQWIWLQTHYYITYHQWNSRPEFIVCTHTVVSYAEVRAERRRELGIEESLPEITADKSQDSGSDNHINTVSLKEALERFDTSPTPSASSRSSRKSSHTAVSDHSSTPTKMTVDTSTPPRQGLSGHEKTAQRRSSLSSQSLSSQSLGQPVTQPAISQPATLQLQSGMTQPVFQFSAQLGAMQHLKDQLEQRTRMIEANIHRQQEELRKIQEQLQIVHGQGLQMFLQQSASGLNFGSVQLPSGNSSTVQQLTPINMQGQVVQTNQTQSGMNTGHINTPHMIQQQPLQSTATQHNQQNVLSGHNQQSSLASQSQNTVSAPLYNTMVISQPTAGNVVQVPSSLPQNNNQNAAAVTTFTQDRQIRFSQGQQLVTKLVTAPVACGAVMVPSTMFMGQVVTAYPTFAAQQQQTQTLSITQQQQQQQQQSQQDHQQQQLTTVQQPAQSQLTQHPQQFLQTSRLLHGNQSAQLILSAAFPLQQSTFTQSHHQQLQSQQQQQQLSRHRTDKMTDPSKVQPQ, from the exons AAATTACTGCACAATCAGACGCCAGTGAAATTCGACAGGACTGGAAACCAACATTCCTTAGTAATGAAGAGTTCACACAGTTAATGTTAGAG GCtcttgatggtttttttttagcaattATGACAGATGGAAATATAATATATGTGTCTGAAAGTATAACTCCCTTACTTGAACATTTGCCA tctgaTCTTGTGGATCAGagtgtatttaattttatcccAGAGGGGGAACATTcagaaatttataaaatattgtCTTCTCATCTGCTGGAAAGTGATTCCTTGACACCAGAATACTTAAAAT caaaaAATCAGCTAGAATTCTGTTGCCATATGCTGCGAGGAACAATAGATCCAAAAGAGCAACCTACATATGAATATGTAAAATTTATAGGAAATTTCAAGTGTTTGAATCATG TTCCCAACTCAGCGCACAATGGTTTTGAAGGAACTATTCAGAGATCACACCGGCCTTCATATGAAGAGAAAGTTTGCTTTGTAGCCACAGTTAGATTAGCTACACCTCAATTTATCAAG gaAATGTGCACTGTTGAAGAACCCAACGAAGAGTTCACATCTAGACACAGCTTAGAATGGAAGTTCCTATTCTTGGATCACAG GGCACCTCCAATAATAGGTTATCTTCCATTTGAAGTTTTGGGAACATCAGGCTATGATTATTATCATGTGGATGATCTAGATAATCTGGCAAAATGTCATGAGCATT TAATGCAATATGGGAAAGGGAAGTCGTGTTACTACAGATTCCTGACAAAGGGACAGCAATGGATTTGGCTGCAAACTCACTACTATATCACGTATCACCAGTGGAATTCCAGGCCAGAGTTTATTGTCTGTACGCACACTGTTGTAAG TTATGCAGAAGTTAGAGCAGAAAGACGACGAGAACTTGGTATTGAGGAATCTCTCCCAGAGATAACAGCAGATAAA AGTCAGGACTCTGGGTCTGACAATCACATAAACACAGTGAGTCTCAAAGAAGCATTGGAAAGGTTTGATACCAGCCCCACACCTTCTGCTTCCTCCAGGAGTTCAAGAAAATCTTCACACACTGCAGTATCGGATCATTCAT CAACACCAACTAAAATGACAGTGGACACTAGCACTCCTCCAAGGCAAGGCTTATCTGGTCATGAAAAGACTGCGCAAAGAAGATCATCTCTGAGCAGTCAG TCTTTAAGCTCACAGTCTCTCGGACAACCAGTAACACAGCCAGCAATATCTCAGCCTGCAACTTTACAGCTCCAGTCTGGAATGACTCAG cctgtgtttcagttttcagcACAATTAGGAGCTATGCAGCATCTAAAGGACCAGCTAGAGCAAAGAACACGCATGATAGAGGCAAATATTCATCGGCAGCAGGAAGAGTTGCGTAAGATCCAGGAGCAACTTCAAATTGTTCATGGTCAAGGACTCCAG ATGTTCTTGCAGCAGTCAGCTTCTGGACTCAACTTTGGTTCTGTGCAGCTTCCTTCTGGAAATTCTTCAACTGTTCAGCAGCTTACACCAATAAACATGCAAGGTCAAGTTGTTCAGACTAATCAGACTCAAAGTGGGATGAACACAGGCCATATAAATACTCCACACATGATACAGCAGCAACCTTTGCAGAGTACTGCAACACAG CATAATCAACAAAATGTACTTAGTGGACACAATCAACAGTCTTCTCTTGCCAGTCAGTCACAGAACACAGTCTCAGCACCTTTGTACAACACTATGGTGATTTCTCAGCCAACAGCAGGAAATGTGGTGCAGGTTCCCTCTAGCTTACCACAGAACAACAACCAGAATGCTGCTGCAGTAACCACTTTTACACAGGACAGACAAATCAG ATTTTCTCAAGGTCAGCAACTTGTAACAAAACTTGTCACGGCCCCAGTAGCCTGTGGAGCAGTAATGGTACCAAGTACTATGTTTATGGGACAGGTGGTGACAGCTTATCCCACTTTTGCTGCCCaacagcagcagacacagaCTTTGTCAATAacacaacaacagcagcagcagcagcagcaaagtcagCAGgaccatcagcagcagcagctcaccaCAGTGCAGCAACCAGCTCAGTCGCAGCTgacccagcacccccagcagtTCCTACAG ACATCCAGGTTACTTCATGGAAATCAGTCAGCTCAGCTtattctctctgctgctttcccactACAACAAAGCACTTTCACTCAgtcccaccaccagcagctgcagtctcagcagcagcagcagcagctgtcacGACACAGAACTGACAAGATGACTGATCCTTCCAAAGTTCAGCCACAGTAG